The sequence below is a genomic window from Ipomoea triloba cultivar NCNSP0323 chromosome 2, ASM357664v1.
TAAAGAACATAAGCCAATGTATCCTGCACAACAATATATCAGTCAGAAAAGCGGAAAAAGTGTTCTGAACAATGAATATCAGATTGCAACACTGATGTTAAATACCATTCGAAACTGGTAATTTGTAACATAAATTCCCATTGCTTGCTTTCCCATGGCTGATTGGTAAGTATTACGAGGGGACTGCATTATTATCATCTGACATTAGCCTAACAGGAAAGCATTGGGTAAAACAGTAGTAGATATAGCTAAATTGTATGGAAAACCGACCTGGTTGTGATCTGGAAAAGGTATAATTGATGCGCAAACCCCCAATATAAGCGATGGATGAATTTCACAGTGCGTGTACTGACTTGTAGATACGTCCTCTGCTTCTATCCTTGAATTTGCAAGGTCCTGAATTATTAAATGGGAACGTCAGATAAAAATGATCTACTTACTGCTCAAATGTTTTCATTAAATATGATACCATAGTTAGATTAAAAAGCATTAGAGGCTAACATTCATTGTCATCGCTATCATTGTAGTCTCCTCTTCTTCTGTATCAATATACTCGATAAATCCTTTTGCCACAAGATCATGCCAGCCACATTCCTCAGGGGACTCctgaaggggaaaaaaaaaaccctataAGATTAGTACCATAGAAAAGTTAATAGACAGTGACAAACTGAGGAGCCTACATACTCTTTCCTGCAGCATCATAATATCTTTCTTCTTGATCAGTAGTCTTTTGTTATCCACAATAAATAACGGACGACTACAACGGCCATAGTCTGTGTATAAGCGGAGTTCTTTCAATCGTATGTCACGAATCACTCCAACTTCAGTGTTGACATCTACCTGTAACAGATAAATGGGAGGACTTAAAGTTCATTAACAAATTGTAATGACAATACATTCGAGGAAATCAGtaactagattttttttttgaactaagaaaattatgtaCTGATGAAAGCAAATATTAGACAACAATGGAGTTCACAGACCTGTCTCCTCAATTGTCTCAGTGTCTTCACTAACAACTCAGGGTTACGATGAATGCCAACCCAGGTGCCATTTACAAAAATCTTGGTAGCTTCAAGGATAACTGCAGGAGATATTTCCTAAAGAAAAACATCATCATGCCTGTGAACATACGGTAACTCAATCCTCAAGCAACTTCTGTTGACTGTGTACCTCAAAATTTTCTGTGCTCCATTCCTCCAAAAACTCTAGTATGGGATTTGCCGCTGATCCAACAGTTATGTAGACCATCAGCGCAAGATTCTTTACCAGTCCACAGGCCTGTTAAAACAGCAGCACATGTAAATATGTAGAACACGatatttagtacataaatatCACCATGCATTGTATTACTTGTCCTTCGGGTGTTTCTGCTGGACACATCATTCCCCAATGAGAATTGTGCAATTGTCGAGGTTTTGCTAATTTACCTAAAGTTGCAAAAGTGTAAAATTATGATGAGAAACAAGCACTAGTAAACAAAAAAGATTAGTAAACTGAGTGAtagataataattttacccTCACGCCCGATGGGTGAGTTCAATCTGCGCAAATGGGAAAGGGTCGAGGCGAATGTCAAGCGATTCAAAACCTGCTTTGAATTATCTGGTAAATTATATGTAGACAAGTGAATAGAATAGTAATATCAGCTTAGGGAAGTGATATCATCAGAACCTGAGAAACTCCTGCCCTTGTACCAGCTGCATTTGCTTGCCCCCAGTTCCCAGTTGCAAGAGAGTACTTGAGCCCACTTGTAATAGTTTTTGCTTTAatggcaaattgcaaatttacaTCCTTCCCACTGTCAACACACTGGCTCATCAAAGCATAACGCTTACTTTCAAATTACAAACAGGTTCAAATGATAaccccaacaaaaaaaaaaaaaaaaaaaaaNNNNNNNNNNNNNNNNNNNNNNNNNNNNNNNNNNNNNNNNNNNNNNNNNNNNNNNNNNNNNNNNNNNNNNNNNNNNNNNNNNNNNNNNNNNNNNNNNNNNNNNNNNNNNNNNNNNNNNNNNNNNNNNNNNNNNNNNNNNNNNNNNNNNNNNNNNNNNNNNNNNNNNNNNNNNNNNNNNNNNNNNNNNNNNNNNNNNNNNNNNNNNNNNNNNNNNNNNNNNNNNNNNNNNNNNNNNNNNNNNNNNNNNNNNNNNNNNNNNNNNNNNNNNNNNNNNNNNNNNNNNNNNNNNNNNNNNNNNNNNNNNNNNNNNNNNNNNNNNNNNNNNNNNNNNNNNNNNNNNNNNNNNNNNNNNNNNNNNNNNNNNNNNNNNNNNNNNNNNNNNNNNNNNNNNNNNNNNNNNNNNNNNNNNNNNNNNNNNNNNNNNNNNNNNNNNNNNNNNNNNNNNNNNNNNNNNNNNNNNNNNNNNNNNNNNNNNNNNNNNNNNNNNNNNNNNNNNNNNNNNNNNNNNNNNNNNNNNNNNNNNNNNNNNNNNNNNNNNNNNNNNNNNNNNNNNNNNNNNNNNNNNNNNNNNNNNNNNNNNNNNNNNNNNNNNNNNNNNNNNNNNNNNNNNNNNNNgataaccccaaaaaaaaaaaaaaaaaaaaaaaaaaagaagaagaaagaaagaaagaaagaaagaagtatCAGAACATGCCAGATGCAAACCTTTTGAACATACGATCTCACATCTCTGGTTAGCTTTCTGAATAACTGTGTCAGTGTTCAAATTTATTAGGTACAACCATGGATTCCCTTCACATTGGCAATAGaattaagtaaataataaataaataaaatgaagatATTGCAGACCATTCGAAATAAGCCTGCCAACAAAGGACCAGCAAGGTCCAGCCTCTTATTTGCCATGTGATCCCTGTCATCTTCTGGCCTTCGGCCAAGTACACAGAGTAAAAGCCGATTGATGATGTATCTgaggaaataataaaaatgtgaaTCTTCCAATGGAATAAGTATTTAACACTGTCATGGATATGGAAATTATGGCTCACCCAAAATAGTAGGCCTTTTTAGTCTCACAATACTCTCTAGTACCAACATGTGGAAGCATTTCCCTTTGCAGAATCTCTCTAGCATACCTGTGGAATATGGAGGTTGGTTTTCCTTGGCAAAATAAAAGTTTTGTAAGTGGTAACATGGAAGTTATTAACTGAGTTCCTTACTTGATCCTTTTCTCTTTGGTGACCCCAACTGTCGATCCTCTTTTCCCAATATAGTCGAGAGCAACCTAGAAAAGTTGACACATTATGTAGTACACGAAATAGCTTTTCTAATCATCACGTGACTAAAAGACAGAAATTgttacagaaaaaaaaatggataatgctataatagtataataccGACCTGCTGATTTTGAATCAAGAATGCCTCTTCCAAAGATGGGCGAAGCAGTTCCATCATTTTAGGATCTTCAAAGTGATAGCAGATATGCTCTAATATATCTTTATCTGCTACGAAACCTAATGCTCGAAATACAATTATAATAGGCACTTCAGTCCTTATGTAAGGAAgagtagcatatatatattgtcctGAGGATCCCTGGAATGAAGAACATAAATGTTCATAAGCTTTTACATTCACAAAACATACTGttcagtgaaaaaaaaaaattaaagaaaataacacCTAGATACCCCTTTGGAAGTTGTTTTGGAAAGCATCCTGACAAACATGCTGCTAGGCGACTTGTTTTGGCCCTCGGCAATAGACCGGACTTCAGCTACATAGGAATATTTGTTTGGCTGTCGTTTCTTAAACACATAGACATGGTTGGTGCTCATCTTTTCCTGAGCAATCAGAACCTTTTCACTACCATTAACTATGAAGTATCCACCTTGATCATAAGGACACTCTCCCAACTCTGTTAAGTCTTTCTCTGATAGGTTATACAAGCTGCAATAACTGGACCTAAGCATTATAGGAATCTGcaaacacaaattaaacaataagcAAAAAATCCCAATTCAATTCACTGTCAAACCTATACCAgacctttaatttaatttgtacctTCCCAATGAAAACTTTGGTAAATTCCTGACTCTCTGTGACTTCTTCATAGTCATGGCCCCTCTTTATCGCTTCCTTTTCGACATCCACGTACAATGGTGATGAGTATGTGAGGTTCCTCAACCTCGCAGCCTTTGGGAATAAGGTATTAGTCTCTCCATCAGACTCTGTCATCATAGGCCTACTCAGGTATATCTGAGTAAACTTGATCCTATAAATTGTCTGCACAGAAGATCGAGTAATCAATAGAAACACATAATCAGCTAGCCGAAATGAACAAAGACATTgcagttacggagtattatatatgatTTCTGCAACAGAGAATTTCGATTATTCATTAAGCTTGAAATGCAGTAATAATGCTCAAAAAACCTaggaatcaaaatcaaaattacttTAACGGGAAAGATTAAGAATTAAACCTCAACAAAGTCGGATTGACGACCGGGATTATGCTGAGCCTCGGGGCGGATCTCAATGTAAGAAGCCTCGTCGACGATTTCTTGCATAGTGTTCTGTATGAACTCGTCGAAGGAGTCGAGTTGCTGCCTCACCAGACCTTTCTCCTCAAAATATGCACTGATCACCGCCCATGCATCCTCTTGCCCGATATCGCCACCCCCATCGTCCTCCTCGTATTCTTCTTCGTCTCTTTCAATATTCTTTTCTAAAGCTTCATCCGCGTATTCATTCTCCTCATACATTTTCCACTCCAGAAACCAAAACCCCACTGCTTCTCGATCGCTGTCAATAATCTGGGTTTAATTTGTGTACTTGCTATGAATTCGTAAGATTAGTTATTGTTGATTACGTACAGTATTTGATTTACGTTGAGTCACTTGCATGACTGTTCACCTTAGCTTTACTACTGAAAAGGTAATACAACTtttactctcaaattttactctcaACTTTATTTCTTAACATTTTTTAGGAgtacataatgaaaataactaattattcattatcacGTGAGAAAGTAGAAAAATGGAATACATATGGTAAAACTCAACCTTTTTTATGCACAATGCCTAacattaaaacataattaacaataatatattatcattaaATAATACTTCATCCGTCCTATTTTATGTGGCTAATTCGGTTAAGGAGACtttctgaaattatttttaatacaattttttatgaTATTAATTTTACTGTTAGTATACAAATTTTAGCTCAATGCCAAATCAGGTACATGTTACTTAAAGAACAACCCCAATAGTGTgagattttttcttttgaattgttttttttttcccaatccACGTAGGAATGATGGAAATGAGATAGAAatgaataaaagtaaaaaataaaaaagttaggGTGTTCGTCAATTGATGACCACCTTAACGCGCCTGCTAAGGTTTGTTGGTGCGTGAGACGTGCACCAACTAtctgtgttttttgttttttctttttaaatatgtGGTGAAGCccacaaaaaaataaaggcaaaaacttgtgtgagaccgtctcaccatgagacgtgTCGGGTCGGGTCAGATTAagatgtaacacttatatgcacaaatgtcatacttatatgctcaaatgtaatactaattaggaataaaatttttattacttataagggtaaatgtagtacttttaagggaaaatacaatacttttacatttcgatttaaaagtattacattttttctcaaaagtattatatttgcccttataagtaagggatacttgtcaatattacttattatgaaaaatgtattactttttctcttataagtaacaaaaattgtattcttgattagtgttatatttgagcatataagtatgacatttgcacatataagtatgacatttgcatgatgctttgacccgacccgacccgtctcacgaataatgatccgtgagacggtctcacacaagtgtgacccaaaaataaatattccaaGCAACATATTAACTTTTCTctcgagttaattccagcaatggtcctccgactatgttgattttccaaaattagtccccaacttttaatttggacaatttaagtcccttgactttaaaattctttccaatgttagtcctttcgtcaaattttggttaagttgatgtcaaatgaaggggtaaaattgtccgttcacctgtatagtgtattattgtcgtatttctcctatcctatacgctatatatatgaatataatcaggTTCatatgagattatatggcttcaaTTGAGACTTcggctgagattatattcatatatacagcgtataggacaggagaaatacgagtaataatacactaaataggttaacggataattttaccccttcgtttgacctcaacttaaccaaaatttgacgaaaggaccaacattggaaagaatttgaaagtcaatggaccaaaattgtccaaattaaaagtcggggactaattttggaaaattaacatagtcgaaggaccattgccGGAATTAACTCCAACTTACTCTCTCTCCTTTTCACCACgcctgaaaaaaaaataaaccattTTTGAAGTTACAGTAATTTATTTGCAGGTACGAatgtctaattgatttttttttttttggtttaggggcctaattgcattatATTGTTGCTACTAATTTGATtacttatttgatcattttccctGTAAATTAAATACCACTtgctttggttattattaaagcTCATTATCACATGGACGATATGAATAATTCACAATTTATTGTAAGTAGGCATTCCTTTTGTCTTTTTGTTGCatcaatttataatatattaagatatTGATgaattaatactttaatttttgtaCGTTTTGATTAGTTTTCTGTTATTCACTCATTTGGCGTGAAAGAAATTGATGGAGTCATTGTGTATTATATTGAATGACTATTGAAAGGAAATCGATAGTTAATAAAGTGCCTCAAGCTAGGAATTACTCGTCAAATTCTTGCTTTGCAGCTATAGACGGTATAGTTGAGTGGATGAAGTATGATTTtcgtattaaaatataataagaaatttaatttttatcaatatatACCTTTTGGGTTGAACCCACAAATAAGAATGATGGATCATTTCTACAGTAAAGGGAACTAAGCAATCCTGGCAGTCAAAACCAATATTCAACCACCATGGGTCTATCAAGTATATGCGCCAATTCATTGTCTTGTCCCTATAGCtaggaaaagaaattaaagactTGAAAACAATAGTCATCAGATCATCAGCTACTGGGCAGAGGGTAAAATACGGTTACATATAGGTAAGACTACCACAAACTAACACTCTTGCTTATAAGCCTCCCTTTCCTATCCGCCACTACTTTCAGTTTCTCAAGTAATATAATCCTTAAACCTATTAAACTCCCATAATCATGCGttacaaatttcattattttatttggtgTTTTCCATGGAGGCTGCAAAGACGACGAAGCTAAGGATTCTTTATGTCTCACTAAGGCTTCTGGCCTTAGGCGCCACGGTTTCGGCAGCCTTCGTGATGGCCACTAGCCACCAGAAAATCTACCTGTTTTCTGCTCCTTTTGAAGCCAAGTATAGCCACACCACCGCCTTCAAGTAAGTTTCGATTCCATCGATATGATTACCCGGCCTGCCTGTAATTCAAGTGGAAATAAAGATCAGATCATATCGAGTTTGCGTTTTAATGCATATATGTTTCTGTTAAGGTATTTCCTTATTGCCAACGTTGTTGGAAGCGTGTATGGGATCCTCATGCTTTTCCCACCTCCCAAGAATTTCCTCTGGCGGCTAGCTCTAGTCTCCGATGTGGTAAGTGGTGATGACAAAAATTCACAGTAACTATTGAACAGTGCACTGAGTAAATATGATCTTATCATATAATTATAGTCTACATGTAAATTAAATGACACAACAAGACCACATATAAACCAGTTTATGTTGTCTAATTAAGTTGATGATCTATataattcaaactaaaaatatcaataaataattctGACTGAAAATCCAACTTAAAACTTTGTTATTAACCAGTAACCTCCATACCAACTTTGACTGGGTTGGCCAGAAGTATATTGAATACATACAGAATGATAAAAAGGTTAGGGTGATGATATGTATGGCAGGTAATGACGATGTTGTTGATGTCAAGCGTGTCGGCAGCTCTGGCGATTGCTCACGTGGGAAAGGAAGGCAACTCTTACGCGGGGTGGCTGCCGATTTGCGACAAGTTTCACAAATACTGCGACCAAGTCGCCGGAGCTTTGATCGCCGCTTTCCTTGCAGTCATACTGTATCTCTTGCTTCTTCTCTACACCATCCACACTATCATTCGCTGAGTATTTTTACTTATAATTATGTCTGCCGCCATATCTACTTGTAGTATACACCGTACCTAAAAGGTGAATACTAAGTTGTAAATTCAATGAGCTGAGTGAGATCGAGATCATGATCACAAGCTTCTTTCTGCTCGTAGTTTCAATGGAGAACTGATTGGGATTATCTGCATGagatcattaattaatttatcattatattattttaatacgaGAATTAGGAATGCCAATCCGATCAACTTACTTGATACAAACCACCTTATAAATTCATTACAcaacatgtgtatatataatgctATCAGTAGGGATATCAATCGAGTCAATTCATTTGAACTCAGTTTCACGCTAGCCCTATTAAGATTTCGCAATGTTAGAATTATCGGTTTGAActaatcaattttttctttgtCGGTCAAAATTCATGGCCCTAACCTTAAAACCTAAAGCTATGGGACTTATTGGGCAAACTCAATGTTCTATTTTATCACTTAAATTTTACCATACTTTATTCATTATTATCGGCCCAGTAGCTAGCACGTACTAATCACGGATACCATGGATCAATACTTGAATAGTGACTGAAGAATTCAAAGATCGAATAAACCATTATAATATAACTCAACCGTAGAAAtgtcattaatttttgttttttgttttcgttttgtttttttaaggaGACACAGAAGCGACCAAATAATTATGGTCGGCCAGGGTTAATCCTTATCCTGCCTTTCTTCAGTACCAAACCTCAAAGTCTAAACCGCCATGATTTTCACGTTAGTTCATCAAAAACGTTTCAGTACTGTACAGTGTACACCCTAAAATTCATTAGTCCACCGTCCACACACACCTGCTTCGATACCTTTCTTCCCCCCCTCTCTCTGCATATAGTCTTTAGAAATACTCGCAGCTTCGGCAAAAGTGTTAGCTTTCTCTGTTCGCGGTTATGGCCTCTGGATCGTCAGTTCCGGCCAACGATTCGGTCTCCAAAGGGTTTGACTTCACCGCCTCCGATGATATTCTTTGCTCCTACGAAGACTACTCCAATCACGCGAGTTCTAATGGCACCCTCCACTCCGATCCCGCGGTTGCGTCCACTTCTGCAAAGGTATTCTTTTTCTCATGGTGTTTGATTCTTGCGGTTTTAGCTAGGGCTTTGGTGATAACTGGTGAAAGTTGGAGTCTTTACTGTTCAGCTTTGCTGTAAATTGCTGAATCTGAAAGTTTTGGAATATGGGTTTCAGTTTTAATCTGAAAATTTTCTGGGAAGGGAACTCATTGGTCactggggtgtttggtaaagcTTTAGTTAATTAGATTATTGGGATTATATCTTAAATAATCCTTATAACATGTTTAGC
It includes:
- the LOC116010683 gene encoding DNA-directed RNA polymerase II subunit RPB2-like gives rise to the protein MYEENEYADEALEKNIERDEEEYEEDDGGGDIGQEDAWAVISAYFEEKGLVRQQLDSFDEFIQNTMQEIVDEASYIEIRPEAQHNPGRQSDFVETIYRIKFTQIYLSRPMMTESDGETNTLFPKAARLRNLTYSSPLYVDVEKEAIKRGHDYEEVTESQEFTKVFIGKIPIMLRSSYCSLYNLSEKDLTELGECPYDQGGYFIVNGSEKVLIAQEKMSTNHVYVFKKRQPNKYSYVAEVRSIAEGQNKSPSSMFVRMLSKTTSKGGSSGQYIYATLPYIRTEVPIIIVFRALGFVADKDILEHICYHFEDPKMMELLRPSLEEAFLIQNQQVALDYIGKRGSTVGVTKEKRIKYAREILQREMLPHVGTREYCETKKAYYFGYIINRLLLCVLGRRPEDDRDHMANKRLDLAGPLLAGLFRMLFRKLTRDVRSYVQKCVDSGKDVNLQFAIKAKTITSGLKYSLATGNWGQANAAGTRAGVSQVLNRLTFASTLSHLRRLNSPIGREGKLAKPRQLHNSHWGMMCPAETPEGQACGLVKNLALMVYITVGSAANPILEFLEEWSTENFEEISPAVILEATKIFVNGTWVGIHRNPELLVKTLRQLRRQVDVNTEVGVIRDIRLKELRLYTDYGRCSRPLFIVDNKRLLIKKKDIMMLQERESPEECGWHDLVAKGFIEYIDTEEEETTMIAMTMNDLANSRIEAEDVSTSQYTHCEIHPSLILGVCASIIPFPDHNQSPRNTYQSAMGKQAMGIYVTNYQFRMDTLAYVLYYPQKPLVTTRAMEHLHFRQLPAGINAIVAISCYSGYNQEDSVIMNQSSIDRGFFRSLFFRSYRDEEKKMGTLVKEEFGKPDRENTMGMRHGCYDKLDDDGFAPPGTRVSGDDVIIGKTTPISQDDAQGQPARYTKRDHSTSLRHSETGIVDQVLMTTNADGLRFVKIRMRSVRIPQIGDKFSSRHGQKGTIGMTYTQDDMPWTLEGITPDIIVNPHAIPSRMTIGQLVECVMGKVAAHMGKEGDATPFTDVTVDNISKALHKCGYQMRGFERMYNGHTGRLMSAMIFLGPTYYQRLKHMVDDKIHSRGRGPVQILTRQPAEGRSRDGGLRFGEMERDCMIAHGAAHFLKERLFDQSDAYRVHVCRHCGIIAMANLKKNSFECRGCKNKTDIIQVYIPYACKLLIQELMSMAIAPRMLTMEIEKLHEKMKNAR
- the LOC116011383 gene encoding CASP-like protein 1C2 isoform X1; translated protein: MEAAKTTKLRILYVSLRLLALGATVSAAFVMATSHQKIYLFSAPFEAKYSHTTAFKYFLIANVVGSVYGILMLFPPPKNFLWRLALVSDVVMTMLLMSSVSAALAIAHVGKEGNSYAGWLPICDKFHKYCDQVAGALIAAFLAVILYLLLLLYTIHTIIR
- the LOC116011383 gene encoding CASP-like protein 1C3 isoform X2, whose product is MATSHQKIYLFSAPFEAKYSHTTAFKYFLIANVVGSVYGILMLFPPPKNFLWRLALVSDVVMTMLLMSSVSAALAIAHVGKEGNSYAGWLPICDKFHKYCDQVAGALIAAFLAVILYLLLLLYTIHTIIR